The following coding sequences lie in one Oncorhynchus kisutch isolate 150728-3 linkage group LG17, Okis_V2, whole genome shotgun sequence genomic window:
- the spag1a gene encoding sperm-associated antigen 1A isoform X1, producing the protein MGNAQDKPSGSGGAKTDQSTPGFRRRSRAGSTEKPKAGKGPPEKGSMANGATQGDRNQSKDIPPDTSYLDAPAGALPPHLGRLKNEGNHLFKKGQFADAVEKYSAAIDGCCDAGIESGEDLCILYSNRAACYLKDGSNTESIQDCTRALDLQPFSLKPLLRRATAYESMERYRQAYVDFKTVLQIDIGVQAAHDSVHRITKQLIEQDGPDWRQKLPEIPLVPLSAQQHHRQKDPSAELVQAREAKKAEARFASLKTEGNEHVRKSQFHDGLEKYSECLKIKPDECSCFTNRAICYLRLGCFEEARQDCDSALKLEPTNKKAFYRRALAFKGLQDYLSSSSDLQEVLQLDPNVHEAEQELETVTGLLRQSLMDGAQLTPRVDTQLTPRVDTQHTPRV; encoded by the exons ATGGGGAATGCACAGGATAAGCCCTCTGGATCCGGGGGGGCTAAAACGGACCAGTCCACCCCAGGATTCAGGAGGAGAAGCAGAGCCGGGAGTACGGAGAAGCCCAAGGCAGGGAAGGGTCCCCCAGAGAAGGGGTCGATGGCCAACGGAGCCACCCAGGGGGACAGGAACCAGAGTAAGGACATCCCACCAGACACCAGCTATCTGGACGCCCCCGCTGGAGCTCTGCCGCCCCACCTGGGCCGGCTCAAGAACGAGGGTAACCACCTCTTCAAAAAAGGACAGTTTGCAGATGCTGTGGAGAAATACTCTGCAGCCATCGATGGCTGCTGTGACGCAG GTATAGAGAGTGGAGAGGACCTGTGTATTCTCTACTCTAACAGAGCTGCTTGCTACCTGAAGGATGGGAGCAACACAGAGAGTATCCAGGACTGCACCAG GGCATTGGATCTTCAGCCCTTCTCCCTGAAGCCCCTCCTCCGCAGGGCCACGGCCTATGAGTCAATGGAACGTTACCGACAGGCCTACGTGGATTTTAAGACTGTTCTGCAGATAGACATCGGGGTGCAGGCGGCACACGACAGTGTCCACAG GATCACCAAGCAGCTTATTGAGCAAGACGGCCCTGACTGGAGACAGAAGCTTCCGGAGATCCCTCTAGTCCCACTGTCAGCTCAGCAGCACCACAGGCAGAAAGACCCCAGCGCTGAGCTGGTCCAGGCTAGAGAAG CCAAAAAAGCAGAGGCTCGCTTTGCCTCTCTCAAAACAGAAGGAAATGAGCATGTGAGGAAAAGCCAGTTCCATGACGGTCTAGAAAAGTACAGTGAATGCCTTAAGATCAAACCTGACGAGTGTTCCTGCTTTACCAACAG AGCCATCTGTTATCTGAGACTGGGTTGTTTTGAAGAGGCCAGACAGGACTGTGACTCCGCCCTCAAGCTGGAACCAACCAATAAGAAGGCCTTCTATAGACGGGCGCTGGCGTTTAAAGGCTTACAG gACTACCTGTCTTCCAGCAGTGACCTCCAGGAGGTGTTACAGCTGGACCCCAACGTCCACGAGGCTGAACAGGAGCTGGAGACTGTGACAGGGCTGCTCAGACAGAGCCTCATGGACGGAGCCCAACTCACACCCAGGGTAGATACCCAACTCACACCTAGGGTAGATACCCAACACACACCCAGG GTTTGA
- the spag1a gene encoding sperm-associated antigen 1A isoform X2: MGNAQDKPSGSGGAKTDQSTPGFRRRSRAGSTEKPKAGKGPPEKGSMANGATQGDRNQSKDIPPDTSYLDAPAGALPPHLGRLKNEGNHLFKKGQFADAVEKYSAAIDGCCDAGIESGEDLCILYSNRAACYLKDGSNTESIQDCTRALDLQPFSLKPLLRRATAYESMERYRQAYVDFKTVLQIDIGVQAAHDSVHRITKQLIEQDGPDWRQKLPEIPLVPLSAQQHHRQKDPSAELVQAREAKKAEARFASLKTEGNEHVRKSQFHDGLEKYSECLKIKPDECSCFTNRAICYLRLGCFEEARQDCDSALKLEPTNKKAFYRRALAFKGLQDYLSSSSDLQEVLQLDPNVHEAEQELETVTGLLRQSLMDGAQLTPRV; the protein is encoded by the exons ATGGGGAATGCACAGGATAAGCCCTCTGGATCCGGGGGGGCTAAAACGGACCAGTCCACCCCAGGATTCAGGAGGAGAAGCAGAGCCGGGAGTACGGAGAAGCCCAAGGCAGGGAAGGGTCCCCCAGAGAAGGGGTCGATGGCCAACGGAGCCACCCAGGGGGACAGGAACCAGAGTAAGGACATCCCACCAGACACCAGCTATCTGGACGCCCCCGCTGGAGCTCTGCCGCCCCACCTGGGCCGGCTCAAGAACGAGGGTAACCACCTCTTCAAAAAAGGACAGTTTGCAGATGCTGTGGAGAAATACTCTGCAGCCATCGATGGCTGCTGTGACGCAG GTATAGAGAGTGGAGAGGACCTGTGTATTCTCTACTCTAACAGAGCTGCTTGCTACCTGAAGGATGGGAGCAACACAGAGAGTATCCAGGACTGCACCAG GGCATTGGATCTTCAGCCCTTCTCCCTGAAGCCCCTCCTCCGCAGGGCCACGGCCTATGAGTCAATGGAACGTTACCGACAGGCCTACGTGGATTTTAAGACTGTTCTGCAGATAGACATCGGGGTGCAGGCGGCACACGACAGTGTCCACAG GATCACCAAGCAGCTTATTGAGCAAGACGGCCCTGACTGGAGACAGAAGCTTCCGGAGATCCCTCTAGTCCCACTGTCAGCTCAGCAGCACCACAGGCAGAAAGACCCCAGCGCTGAGCTGGTCCAGGCTAGAGAAG CCAAAAAAGCAGAGGCTCGCTTTGCCTCTCTCAAAACAGAAGGAAATGAGCATGTGAGGAAAAGCCAGTTCCATGACGGTCTAGAAAAGTACAGTGAATGCCTTAAGATCAAACCTGACGAGTGTTCCTGCTTTACCAACAG AGCCATCTGTTATCTGAGACTGGGTTGTTTTGAAGAGGCCAGACAGGACTGTGACTCCGCCCTCAAGCTGGAACCAACCAATAAGAAGGCCTTCTATAGACGGGCGCTGGCGTTTAAAGGCTTACAG gACTACCTGTCTTCCAGCAGTGACCTCCAGGAGGTGTTACAGCTGGACCCCAACGTCCACGAGGCTGAACAGGAGCTGGAGACTGTGACAGGGCTGCTCAGACAGAGCCTCATGGACGGAGCCCAACTCACACCCAGG GTTTGA
- the LOC109880491 gene encoding DNA-directed RNA polymerases I, II, and III subunit RPABC4 codes for MDTQKDVQPPKQQPMIYICGECHTENEIKARDPIRCRECGYRIMYKKRTKRLVVFDAR; via the exons ATGGACACTCAAAAAGATGTGCAACCCCCCAAGCAACAGCCTATGATCTACATATGTGGGG AATGCCACACTGAAAATGAAATTAAGGCTCGTGATCCAATCAGATGCAGAGAGTGTGGATACAGAATCATGTACAAGAAGAGAACAAAGAGAT TGGTTGTGTTTGACGCGCGGTGA